A stretch of Imperialibacter roseus DNA encodes these proteins:
- a CDS encoding ABC transporter permease, which produces MNKSTQPPKLPLLFFRWFCHPDYREDIEGDLTERFEMRVEEKGAFAAKALFWLEVLKLLRPDIVRPFEGAKRLDHYGMLKNHIKITLRYLKSHKAFTFINLVGLTTGILVCFFALLFVEFELSYDKYHENSEHIYRLVTDVQTPNGARLESSAPPMAPAVTANFPAVTDYARVFLDYMIVQSDPETFMREDLAYADASVFSVFTLPLVASNSATVLDAPYDAVLSETAAVKYFGTTDCLGKQLTLDGSTNVYVVGVMKDMPYNSHFRTDIFLSMKLLTEVWNPGIKSNWHAFGTYTYLLLQNKPNIASLNKELTSFVAQHVDAEKGSYSISIEPLTELYLHAEARGFRTGSSVTGSINNVYILAIVALLVLSIAGFNFVNLSTALSLNRAKEISVRKVLGAAKRQLLFQFLADAVFLSLVAFTLALAMFVLFSPFFNQLVGKPISTNIFNHLGFVGSLLALTMGVGLLAGIYPAFFLSGFDPVSGLKGKVKSGSHGHSIRKSLVVAQFFFSVMLIASTLGVYRQLHFMQNKDLGYSKDQKLVLDFYFDENIRDNEKTVKQELLAVPGVTAVSMSSCVPGNIDRRYNLLIPGADGNITSYVSDFYRVDFDFINQYKMEIVAGRGFQEELQSDITGAVILNETAARTLGYSSPAEVVGKSFEQQNRYKGTVIGVVKDFHFKSLKEKITPLALQIDPSRYTLLTLDVSGNNMHDVVDRLEDKWVDFGPKRPFSYYFADQAYQAQYQAEDHFGKLVLIFASIALMLSVLGLLGLSALDTQQRAKEIGIRKILGASPSSLLGLLSKDFLLLVLVASALAVPVSFFGLSSWLEGFAYRIDVAWWLFAIATSVVVILSVVIIASQVVKAALANPIHALRDE; this is translated from the coding sequence ATGAATAAATCTACCCAACCCCCAAAACTCCCCCTTCTCTTCTTCCGCTGGTTCTGCCATCCGGATTACCGGGAGGATATTGAGGGGGATCTGACTGAACGGTTCGAGATGAGGGTGGAGGAGAAAGGAGCATTTGCTGCCAAAGCCCTTTTTTGGCTGGAGGTTTTGAAATTATTGAGGCCGGACATTGTACGGCCATTTGAAGGCGCAAAACGATTGGATCATTACGGCATGCTAAAAAACCACATCAAGATCACACTGAGGTACCTGAAAAGCCATAAGGCATTTACCTTCATTAATTTGGTCGGGCTAACGACTGGTATTTTGGTCTGTTTTTTTGCCCTGCTGTTTGTGGAGTTTGAATTGAGTTACGACAAATACCACGAAAATAGTGAGCACATCTACAGGCTCGTTACTGATGTGCAAACGCCGAACGGAGCCAGACTCGAAAGCTCAGCACCGCCGATGGCACCTGCTGTAACTGCTAATTTTCCAGCGGTGACGGACTATGCCAGGGTGTTTCTGGATTACATGATTGTGCAGTCTGATCCAGAGACTTTCATGCGGGAAGACCTGGCTTATGCTGATGCTTCTGTTTTCTCTGTATTCACACTGCCACTGGTAGCCAGTAATTCGGCAACGGTACTGGATGCACCTTACGACGCTGTGCTTTCGGAAACTGCCGCCGTCAAGTACTTCGGCACCACCGACTGCCTGGGCAAGCAGCTTACCCTCGATGGAAGCACGAATGTGTATGTGGTGGGTGTTATGAAAGACATGCCTTACAATTCCCATTTCAGGACAGATATATTTCTTTCTATGAAGTTGCTGACAGAGGTTTGGAATCCTGGCATCAAGAGCAATTGGCATGCCTTTGGTACCTACACCTACCTGCTCCTTCAAAACAAGCCGAACATTGCCAGCCTCAACAAAGAGCTCACCAGCTTTGTCGCCCAGCATGTCGATGCTGAAAAGGGAAGTTATAGCATTTCCATTGAGCCCCTGACTGAACTCTACCTGCATGCCGAGGCACGTGGTTTCAGGACAGGCTCGTCCGTCACAGGAAGCATCAATAATGTTTATATTTTGGCAATAGTGGCGCTGCTGGTATTGTCTATCGCAGGATTCAATTTTGTGAACCTGTCAACGGCACTTTCGCTCAACCGGGCCAAAGAAATCAGCGTCCGAAAGGTGCTTGGCGCAGCCAAACGGCAATTGCTATTTCAGTTTCTGGCAGACGCTGTGTTTCTTTCTCTTGTGGCTTTCACACTTGCCCTGGCGATGTTTGTGCTGTTTTCCCCTTTCTTCAACCAACTGGTGGGCAAGCCTATCAGCACCAACATATTTAACCACCTCGGCTTTGTTGGCAGCCTGCTCGCCTTGACAATGGGCGTGGGCCTTCTAGCAGGTATTTACCCCGCATTTTTTCTGTCCGGGTTCGACCCGGTCAGCGGACTGAAGGGAAAAGTGAAGTCCGGTAGCCACGGTCACTCGATCAGAAAGTCACTGGTGGTTGCTCAGTTTTTCTTTTCTGTCATGCTGATAGCATCCACACTGGGCGTTTACCGGCAGCTTCACTTTATGCAAAACAAAGACCTTGGCTATTCGAAAGACCAGAAGCTGGTGCTTGATTTCTATTTTGACGAGAACATCAGGGACAATGAGAAAACAGTCAAGCAAGAGCTGCTAGCCGTGCCGGGTGTTACGGCCGTCAGCATGTCTTCCTGTGTGCCTGGCAATATTGACCGCCGGTACAACCTGCTCATTCCCGGAGCCGATGGTAACATCACCAGCTATGTCTCCGATTTTTATCGTGTCGACTTTGATTTTATCAATCAGTATAAAATGGAAATAGTGGCAGGCAGGGGCTTTCAGGAAGAGCTACAGTCGGACATAACTGGTGCGGTAATTCTCAATGAAACTGCTGCCAGAACGCTGGGTTATTCTAGTCCGGCCGAGGTAGTAGGAAAGTCATTCGAGCAACAAAACCGGTATAAGGGCACAGTGATTGGTGTAGTAAAGGACTTTCATTTCAAATCATTGAAAGAAAAGATAACACCTTTGGCCCTGCAGATTGACCCTTCCCGATACACCCTGCTTACCCTGGATGTATCAGGCAACAATATGCACGATGTCGTGGACCGGCTGGAGGACAAGTGGGTAGATTTTGGTCCCAAGCGGCCTTTCAGCTATTATTTCGCCGACCAGGCCTATCAGGCCCAGTACCAGGCAGAGGATCATTTTGGTAAACTTGTGCTGATTTTTGCGTCCATTGCCTTGATGCTGTCAGTACTTGGGTTGCTCGGTTTGTCGGCGCTTGATACTCAACAGAGAGCCAAAGAAATAGGCATCAGAAAAATTCTGGGCGCTTCACCTTCCAGCTTGCTGGGGCTTTTGTCGAAGGATTTTCTCCTTCTGGTGCTGGTGGCTTCGGCGCTGGCGGTACCAGTCTCATTCTTTGGGCTGAGTAGCTGGCTGGAAGGCTTTGCCTACCGGATCGATGTGGCCTGGTGGCTCTTCGCTATTGCTACCTCTGTAGTGGTTATTTTATCTGTTGTGATCATTGCCAGCCAGGTGGTGAAAGCGGCACTTGCGAACCCTATCCATGCGCTGAGAGATGAATAA
- a CDS encoding ABC transporter permease: MNRPITPPKFPLRFFRWFCHPEYREDIEGDLVERFEKRVEERGKTKANWIFTLEVLRLCRPGIFRPFKPINKLSKQAMLYHYSKVTYRNFLRNKAFSAINISGLVIGMVAALILAKYVGFSLRYDQFHQHKDNIAEIDQAETKDGVATSYQHSTYWETAAKVKEQYPEVRMASLYSRDVEKQVTVVDESGSLVKFNERNMFSADPDFTQMFSFQFIEGDSTTALSQPNSVVITRSVAKKYFGDAKAFGKAMKTTTAWGAENTLHVTGVVEEVPVYSRFRFDFLKSTIGFSNYDQWGFANYPTYLLLTEEANTAVLASKIATDINDVEQIKADGREVELALIPLSDVRLSEMEIMLLLVGVFILLITWINFINLTSAQSMSRHKETGIRKVLGSEKREIVRKFIFEGMTINLLALAAAVLIVWLLYPFIETYTNGKLLPLFGDPTPMNWLFLLLFLLGALVASSYPALILSSLEPIRSIKGRVIDNTKGAGFRKVLVVLQFSISIILITGIFVISDQMRFLKNQPLGITLDQTLIVKSAKDGADDKVKRHQSFKEGVANLSFTRGVTSSTQVPGGGNGQDIYFNIEGKNITVSANLIGVDASYMAYYGAKIIAGEDFSKDKFWASRRSILINRSTALAMGCSSPEEAIGQTIIIPENEDRTFKVLGVVEDFHQNSLKEKIQPMTFEFNPFRGHASIKIDSGSYSNYKELAACLAQIERIWDEVHPDQVFEYYFLDEQFNSNYQEDIRFSQLFSVFTGISVFVASLGLFGMSMFVARKKKREVGIRKVFGASVASIVNLFCRGYVGQLSVAVLIGSPVAYLLMHKWLEGYILRTSVSLTAIVAPVALLLVISFVSISTQVMKAATANPINALRDE, translated from the coding sequence ATGAATAGACCCATTACTCCACCGAAATTTCCCCTCCGTTTCTTCCGCTGGTTCTGCCACCCGGAGTATCGGGAGGATATTGAGGGGGATTTGGTAGAAAGGTTTGAGAAGAGGGTGGAGGAGCGAGGGAAAACCAAAGCAAATTGGATTTTCACATTAGAGGTACTCAGGCTGTGCAGGCCAGGTATTTTCAGGCCATTCAAGCCGATTAACAAATTAAGTAAACAAGCTATGCTCTATCATTACTCGAAAGTCACCTACCGGAATTTTCTACGTAACAAGGCTTTTTCGGCCATTAACATATCAGGGCTTGTCATTGGCATGGTGGCGGCTTTGATACTCGCCAAATATGTGGGCTTTTCCCTCAGGTATGATCAATTTCATCAACACAAGGATAACATAGCAGAGATTGATCAGGCAGAAACAAAAGATGGCGTTGCAACCAGCTATCAACACAGCACCTATTGGGAAACGGCGGCAAAAGTAAAAGAACAATACCCTGAGGTGCGGATGGCGAGCCTCTACAGCAGAGACGTTGAGAAACAGGTAACTGTGGTGGATGAAAGCGGATCACTGGTGAAGTTTAATGAGCGAAATATGTTCTCGGCCGACCCCGATTTCACCCAAATGTTCTCTTTTCAATTTATTGAAGGAGATTCCACAACCGCTTTATCTCAACCCAATTCCGTTGTGATTACCAGATCGGTTGCGAAAAAATATTTTGGCGATGCGAAGGCATTCGGAAAGGCAATGAAGACGACCACAGCCTGGGGTGCGGAGAATACGCTACATGTTACCGGAGTTGTTGAAGAGGTGCCTGTCTATTCCAGGTTCAGGTTTGATTTTCTGAAATCTACCATCGGTTTCAGCAATTATGATCAATGGGGTTTTGCAAATTATCCGACTTATCTTCTCCTCACTGAGGAGGCCAATACAGCAGTGTTGGCGTCCAAAATAGCAACGGACATAAACGATGTGGAACAAATAAAGGCCGATGGAAGGGAGGTTGAACTCGCATTGATTCCTTTGAGTGACGTTCGACTTTCCGAAATGGAAATCATGCTGTTGCTGGTAGGTGTTTTTATTCTTTTGATCACCTGGATCAATTTTATTAACCTCACAAGCGCCCAATCTATGAGTCGGCACAAAGAAACGGGTATTAGAAAGGTGCTGGGTTCTGAGAAACGTGAGATTGTTCGCAAGTTTATTTTTGAGGGCATGACCATCAACTTGCTGGCATTGGCCGCTGCCGTGCTAATCGTTTGGCTGCTCTATCCATTCATTGAGACTTATACTAATGGGAAACTGTTGCCCCTTTTCGGTGACCCTACGCCGATGAACTGGTTGTTCCTTTTATTATTCCTTTTGGGAGCGTTGGTCGCCTCTTCCTATCCGGCACTTATTTTATCCAGCCTTGAGCCGATACGGTCTATCAAAGGACGGGTGATTGATAACACAAAGGGCGCTGGCTTTCGGAAAGTACTGGTCGTGCTACAATTCAGTATTTCGATTATTCTTATCACTGGAATATTTGTGATTTCAGACCAGATGCGTTTCCTGAAAAATCAACCGCTGGGAATCACCCTTGACCAAACCTTGATTGTGAAGTCGGCGAAAGACGGAGCGGATGACAAAGTGAAAAGACATCAGTCATTCAAGGAAGGTGTAGCTAACCTTTCTTTTACCCGTGGTGTGACGTCTTCCACACAAGTGCCAGGAGGAGGCAATGGGCAGGATATCTACTTCAACATAGAAGGAAAGAACATCACTGTTAGTGCTAACCTCATTGGCGTTGACGCCAGCTATATGGCTTACTACGGGGCAAAAATCATCGCCGGGGAAGACTTTTCAAAAGACAAGTTTTGGGCCAGCAGGCGAAGTATACTTATCAACCGGTCAACGGCCCTGGCGATGGGATGCTCGAGTCCTGAGGAGGCTATCGGACAAACGATCATTATACCCGAAAACGAAGACAGGACATTCAAAGTACTCGGTGTAGTGGAAGACTTTCATCAAAATTCACTCAAGGAGAAGATTCAGCCCATGACCTTCGAATTCAACCCGTTCCGGGGGCATGCGTCCATTAAAATCGACTCTGGCTCCTATTCCAATTATAAGGAATTAGCGGCGTGCCTGGCTCAAATAGAGCGCATTTGGGACGAGGTGCACCCCGACCAGGTGTTCGAATACTATTTTCTGGACGAACAATTCAATAGCAACTATCAAGAGGATATTAGGTTCAGCCAGCTATTTAGCGTTTTTACCGGTATCTCCGTTTTCGTAGCCTCCCTCGGGCTTTTCGGTATGTCTATGTTCGTTGCGAGGAAAAAGAAAAGAGAAGTGGGCATCAGAAAGGTATTTGGCGCATCTGTGGCCAGCATTGTCAACCTCTTTTGCAGGGGCTATGTAGGGCAGCTTTCCGTTGCTGTGCTAATAGGATCGCCTGTGGCCTATCTGCTGATGCACAAGTGGCTTGAAGGTTATATTTTGAGAACGTCGGTCAGTCTCACTGCTATCGTAGCACCTGTCGCCCTGTTATTGGTCATCTCTTTTGTAAGTATCAGTACGCAGGTAATGAAGGCGGCCACCGCCAATCCAATCAATGCTTTGAGAGATGAATAA
- a CDS encoding ABC transporter permease: MKPISGMRQIYDGMFSNHLKLAFRGMKKNKAFSTLSVLGLGLGLACTVGIFLWVANELSFDRFHTKADRIFQVELILRQYEKSVVTPGPLGEALKQEYPEVVNASRYTFRSEPEAIKTGEKQINGRGAKTDAAFFSMFDFPFAYGNSSGFSGNSVILTQALADKLFDGAEAIGELVTVGNSDTYQVSAVLADLPQNSSFQFDFILPFEQVASQDESRAWGAWFCATFIELDGQATASSLLSKSNGLKTLYDKIEKPHWSSELIALPDIYFHDRMTPFFPRSGDIRYVWIFSIAGLLIFTLTCVNYISLTTSRFISQFRQAGLERILGANPWHTMHRYFVEGLLNMILGSVAAIILLSLLGSYFGIPISIVGSVISHQEVVALMVAFIVTLLLIISIVPALLINSSKPLAMIKKKGSESSGGFSARKSLVVFQFCVSIAMVTGTLIFQNQLTFIRERDPGYTKEDLVAVKIDDEARDNVEALKNVLDQSPDITAMSRSTFEYIYFDMQIGDWEGKEVEGTLTVRPMNADSEFVETFGIAMAEGRFYEKGYADEQSVVINQEAVEKMGLTSPIGKTVKLPRGQELKIIGVVKNFNYWGLTKAIEPLFIFNGNSGDLYIRLTGNDNARALAFIEASFERVNPASLFNYEFLTDRYAAQHAAHARTGEVFASFGVIALVMSCFGLLAIITFTIERKTKEIGIRKVHGAAPRHIVGLLMKDLAVYVSVAFLVAAPLTWLGMDQWLQIFSYRITLSVWQLLPGGVLVALIAALAITYQAVVAALRNPIHALRDE; this comes from the coding sequence ATGAAACCAATATCAGGAATGCGGCAGATTTACGACGGAATGTTTTCTAACCATTTGAAACTCGCCTTCAGAGGCATGAAAAAGAACAAAGCTTTCTCAACGCTGAGCGTGCTGGGGCTAGGACTGGGGCTCGCCTGCACTGTTGGTATTTTTCTTTGGGTGGCCAATGAGTTGAGCTTTGACAGGTTTCATACCAAAGCCGACAGGATATTCCAGGTCGAACTTATTCTTCGGCAATATGAGAAAAGCGTAGTAACGCCCGGACCACTGGGCGAAGCATTAAAACAGGAATATCCGGAAGTAGTGAACGCCTCCCGATATACTTTCCGCAGCGAGCCGGAAGCTATTAAAACAGGAGAGAAACAAATCAATGGGAGAGGAGCAAAAACAGACGCTGCTTTTTTTAGCATGTTTGATTTCCCATTTGCATATGGTAATAGCTCAGGGTTTTCTGGCAATTCTGTGATTTTGACTCAAGCTCTGGCCGACAAATTATTCGACGGTGCTGAGGCCATCGGAGAGTTGGTGACGGTTGGAAACTCCGATACCTACCAGGTATCAGCGGTCTTAGCCGATCTGCCACAAAATTCATCCTTTCAATTCGATTTTATCCTTCCGTTTGAGCAAGTCGCCAGTCAGGATGAGAGCAGGGCCTGGGGTGCCTGGTTTTGTGCCACTTTTATTGAGCTGGATGGCCAAGCCACTGCATCGTCCCTGCTTTCGAAATCAAACGGGCTCAAAACGCTCTACGACAAGATCGAAAAGCCGCATTGGTCCAGTGAGCTGATCGCACTGCCCGACATCTACTTTCACGACAGGATGACTCCCTTTTTCCCCAGGAGCGGCGACATTCGGTATGTTTGGATATTTTCTATTGCAGGGCTGCTCATCTTTACTCTCACCTGCGTGAACTACATAAGTCTCACCACCTCCCGGTTTATCTCGCAGTTTCGGCAGGCAGGGTTAGAAAGAATACTCGGCGCCAATCCATGGCACACCATGCACAGGTATTTTGTCGAGGGACTTTTGAACATGATCCTTGGGAGCGTTGCGGCCATTATTTTACTGAGCCTGTTGGGAAGCTATTTTGGCATACCAATCTCAATTGTGGGATCCGTCATTAGCCACCAGGAAGTAGTCGCACTCATGGTGGCATTTATTGTAACCCTGCTTCTTATCATCTCGATTGTTCCTGCCTTGCTAATCAACTCGTCGAAGCCACTGGCAATGATCAAGAAAAAAGGGAGCGAGAGCTCAGGCGGATTTTCAGCGAGAAAATCGCTGGTGGTGTTTCAATTCTGCGTTAGCATTGCCATGGTCACCGGCACACTGATCTTCCAAAACCAGCTGACTTTTATTCGTGAAAGGGATCCTGGCTACACCAAGGAAGACCTGGTGGCTGTAAAAATAGACGATGAGGCCAGAGACAATGTTGAAGCCTTGAAAAATGTATTGGATCAGTCCCCCGACATAACCGCTATGTCTCGTTCGACATTTGAATATATCTATTTTGATATGCAGATAGGCGACTGGGAGGGAAAAGAGGTGGAAGGCACCCTAACCGTCAGACCAATGAATGCTGACAGTGAGTTTGTTGAAACATTTGGGATAGCAATGGCCGAAGGCAGGTTTTATGAAAAGGGCTATGCCGATGAGCAGTCGGTAGTGATCAATCAGGAGGCGGTAGAAAAAATGGGACTGACTTCGCCAATTGGTAAAACTGTGAAATTGCCCAGAGGTCAGGAACTGAAGATCATAGGTGTAGTGAAGAACTTCAATTACTGGGGCCTCACCAAAGCCATTGAGCCTCTGTTCATCTTCAACGGAAACTCCGGAGACCTGTATATCAGACTGACCGGTAACGATAATGCCCGGGCTTTGGCTTTCATCGAAGCATCTTTTGAGCGGGTGAATCCAGCCAGTTTGTTCAACTACGAGTTTTTAACTGATCGGTACGCTGCGCAACATGCCGCTCATGCCAGGACGGGGGAGGTTTTTGCCAGCTTTGGAGTAATTGCCCTGGTGATGTCGTGTTTTGGTCTGCTGGCCATCATCACATTTACGATTGAGCGGAAGACGAAGGAAATTGGTATCAGAAAAGTGCATGGTGCGGCACCCCGGCACATTGTCGGTTTGCTGATGAAAGACCTCGCCGTTTACGTATCTGTTGCCTTCCTGGTGGCTGCTCCGCTGACCTGGCTGGGCATGGACCAGTGGCTCCAGATCTTTTCGTACAGGATTACCCTTTCTGTTTGGCAGCTCCTGCCCGGAGGTGTTCTGGTGGCCTTGATAGCGGCGCTTGCTATTACTTATCAGGCGGTGGTAGCCGCACTGAGGAACCCTATTCATGCTTTGAGAGATGAATAG